A genomic window from Etheostoma spectabile isolate EspeVRDwgs_2016 chromosome 13, UIUC_Espe_1.0, whole genome shotgun sequence includes:
- the mpp1 gene encoding 55 kDa erythrocyte membrane protein: MTLKSNKNEPAVILESVNSVRTALSDLYLEKLLQNKPKSDKAAMQTYENKGAEVYTNGSAGHLNGTELNKMKEVEFEKNPSEPMGVTLKLNDKQRCTVARILHGGMIHRQGSLHEGDEIKEINGKSVTDHSVDQLQKILKETNGVVTMKIVPNLQSRSRACEMYMRAQFDYDPAKDDLIPCKEAGLKFQTGDIIQIINKQDPNWWQGRVESAAADFAGLIPSLELQEWRVASKSKAKEGSQSCSPFGKKKKCKDKYLAKHSSIFDQLDVISYEEVVQLPAFKRKTLVLIGAPGVGRSHIKNALLTKYPEKFSYPAPHTTKPQRKEEENGHEYYFISHEAMTKCVSGNELLEYGSFQGNMFGTKIETIQKIHEQEKIALLDVEPQTLKVLRTADFAPLVVFIAPTNTAAQTESLQMIQKESDAILTTYRHFFDVVLVNNDVDESVKVVEEAMERAISTPQWVPVSWVY, from the exons ATGACGTTAAAATCCAATAAAAACGAACCTGCGGTCATACTGGAGTCGGTTAACAGCGTCCGGACAGCCCTCTCCGATCTGTACCTGGAGAAGCTCCTCCAAAATAAACCAAAGTCTGACAAG gCTGCTATGCAAACCTATGAAAATAAGGGAGCTGAGGTATACACTAACGGGAGTGCTGGACACTTGAATGGCACAGAACTGAACAAGATGAAAGAAGTAGAATTTGAAAAGAATCCTTCAGAGCCAATG GGGGTCACGCTGAAGCTGAACGACAAACAGAGGTGCACTGTGGCCAGAATATTGCACGGGGGCATGATCCACAGGCAAG GTTCCTTACATGAAGGGGAcgaaataaaagaaatcaatGGGAAAAGTGTGACCGACCACAGTGTAGATCAGCTCCAGAAGATCCTG AAAGAAACCAATGGAGTAGTCACGATGAAGATCGTCCCCAACCTGCAGAGTCGATCCCGAGCCTGTGAG ATGTACATGAGGGCCCAGTTTGACTATGACCCCGCCAAGGATGATCTCATCCCATGCAAAGAGGCAGGTCTGAAGTTTCAAACTGGTGACATCATTCAGATTATCAACAAGCAGGATCCCAACTGGTGGCAGGGCCGAGTGGAGAGCGCTGCTGCTGACTTCGCTGGACTGATTCCCTCCCTCGAGCTCCAGGAATG gAGGGTGGCAAGTAAAAGCAAGGCCAAAGAGGGCAGTCAGTCCTGCAGcccttttgggaaaaaaaagaagtgcaaAGACAAGTACCTGGCTAAACACAGCTCAA TTTTTGATCAGCTGGACGTGATTTCTTATGAGGAGGTCGTTCAGCTACCtgcttttaaaaggaaaacCCTGGTGCTTATCG GTGCACCTGGCGTAGGAAGGAGTCACATCAAAAATGCACTCTTGACCAAATACCCTGAGAAGTTTTCCTATCCTGCACCAC ACACCACCAAACCCCAACgtaaggaggaggagaatgGACACGAGTATTATTTCATCTCTCATGAAGCCATGACCAAGTGCGTCTCTGGAAATGAACTTCTGGAGTACGGCAGCTTCCAGGGCAATATGTTTGGTACCAAAATTGAGACCATCCAGAAGATCCACGAGCAAGAAAAAATTGCATTGCTGGACGTAGAACCACAG ACCTTGAAAGTCTTGCGGACTGCTGACTTTGCACCTCTGGTGGTGTTCATCGCTCCGACCAACACAGCCGCCCAG ACGGAAAGCCTGCAGATGATCCAGAAAGAGTCGGACGCCATTTTGACCACGTATAGACACTTCTTTGATGTGGTTCTGGTCAACAACGACGTGGATGAAAGCGTGAAAGTGGTGGAGGAGGCCATGGAGCGTGCCATCTCCACCCCACAGTGGGTGCCTGTATCATGGGTGTACTGA
- the vamp2 gene encoding vesicle-associated membrane protein 2: MSAPAGAPAEGGNQPPNLTSNRRLQQTQAQVDEVVDIMRVNVDKVLERDQKLSELDDRADALQAGASQFETSAAKLKNKYWWKNAKMMIILGVICVIVLIVIIVYFST; the protein is encoded by the exons AT GTCTGCCCCAGCCGGAGCCCCTGCAGAAGGAGGGAATCAGCCCCCCAACCTCACCAGCAACCGTCGTCTGCAGCAGACACAGGCACAAGTGGATGAG GTGGTGGATATCATGCGTGTAAACGTGGATAAGGTCCTGGAGCGTGATCAGAAGCTGTCAGAACTGGACGATAGGGCTGACGCCCTGCAGGCTGGAGCCTCTCAGTTTGAGACCAGCGCTGCAAAACTGAAGAATAAATACTGGTGGAAGAATGCCAAG ATGATGATTATCCTGGGTGTGATATGCGTGATTGTCCTCATCGTCATTATTG tgTACTTCAGCACCTAA